From Salvelinus namaycush isolate Seneca chromosome 24, SaNama_1.0, whole genome shotgun sequence, one genomic window encodes:
- the LOC120019074 gene encoding syntaxin-11-like isoform X2 — protein sequence MAADPAMRDRLSHMQELSQSNGHVEQMDYAESGESINVDLEEELPHQAVVWDNTPELEEVFSQSQHVHREVQLIRLEVKRLREQNSRVLQGTTRMSVVKRDSNAIAADIKARAEGVLTCLKDMDAAVRELEAAHGSNAAVTRIARTQYACLSNSFRDAMFDYNEAEMSHRESCKAHIQRQMEIVGREVTGEEVEEMIETGQWNVFNENILSEGKTARSALNQIESRHRELLDLESRIQSIHEIFLDVALLVEEQGPMMNTIQTNVQTTDVAIQEALVKISKAKRHNKNNPFKKMFCCCFPCVK from the exons ATGGCTGCAG ACCCAGCCATGAGGGACCGTCTGAGCCACATGCAGGAGCTGTCCCAGTCCAACGGCCATGTGGAGCAGATGGACTATGCCGAGTCCGGGGAGTCCATCAATGTGGACCTGGAGGAGGAGCTCCCTCACCAGGCTGTGGTGTGGGACAACACCCCTGAACTGGAGGAGGTCTTCTCCCAGTCCCAGCACGTCCACCGTGAGGTTCAGCTTATCCGCCTCGAGGTCAAACGCCTCCGTGAGCAGAACTCACGCGTGCTCCAGGGCACCACTAGGATGTCAGTCGTTAAGAGAGACTCCAACGCCATCGCAGCTGACATCAAGGCCCGTGCTGAGGGTGTGCTGACGTGCCTCAAGGACATGGACGCCGCAGTGCGGGAGCTGGAGGCAGCGCATGGCTCCAACGCCGCCGTGACTCGCATCGCCAGGACCCAGTACGCCTGCCTGAGCAACAGCTTCCGTGATGCCATGTTCGACTACAATGAGGCAGAGATGAGCCACAGGGAGAGTTGCAAAGCCCACATTCAGAGGCAGATGGAGATCGTGGGGCGGGAGGTGACtggtgaggaggtggaggagatgaTCGAGACGGGCCAGTGGAATGTCTTCAATGAGAACATCCTGTCAGAGGGCAAGACAGCGCGGTCGGCGCTCAACCAGATCGAGAGCCGCCACCGAGAGCTGCTGGACCTGGAGAGCAGGATCCAGAGCATCCATGAGATCTTCCTGGATGTGGCTCTGCTGGTGGAGGAGCAGGGCCCCATGATGAACACCATCCAGACCAATGTCCAGACCACAGATGTGGCCATCCAGGAGGCACTGGTCAAAATCAGCAAGGCCAAGCGCCACAACAAGAACAACCCCTTCAAGAAGATGTTCTGCTGCTGCTTCCCCTGTGTCAAATGA
- the LOC120019074 gene encoding syntaxin-11-like isoform X1, protein MITCYSGSLHHNRTDPAMRDRLSHMQELSQSNGHVEQMDYAESGESINVDLEEELPHQAVVWDNTPELEEVFSQSQHVHREVQLIRLEVKRLREQNSRVLQGTTRMSVVKRDSNAIAADIKARAEGVLTCLKDMDAAVRELEAAHGSNAAVTRIARTQYACLSNSFRDAMFDYNEAEMSHRESCKAHIQRQMEIVGREVTGEEVEEMIETGQWNVFNENILSEGKTARSALNQIESRHRELLDLESRIQSIHEIFLDVALLVEEQGPMMNTIQTNVQTTDVAIQEALVKISKAKRHNKNNPFKKMFCCCFPCVK, encoded by the exons ATGATAACGTGTTATAGTGGTAGCCTACATCATAACAGAACAG ACCCAGCCATGAGGGACCGTCTGAGCCACATGCAGGAGCTGTCCCAGTCCAACGGCCATGTGGAGCAGATGGACTATGCCGAGTCCGGGGAGTCCATCAATGTGGACCTGGAGGAGGAGCTCCCTCACCAGGCTGTGGTGTGGGACAACACCCCTGAACTGGAGGAGGTCTTCTCCCAGTCCCAGCACGTCCACCGTGAGGTTCAGCTTATCCGCCTCGAGGTCAAACGCCTCCGTGAGCAGAACTCACGCGTGCTCCAGGGCACCACTAGGATGTCAGTCGTTAAGAGAGACTCCAACGCCATCGCAGCTGACATCAAGGCCCGTGCTGAGGGTGTGCTGACGTGCCTCAAGGACATGGACGCCGCAGTGCGGGAGCTGGAGGCAGCGCATGGCTCCAACGCCGCCGTGACTCGCATCGCCAGGACCCAGTACGCCTGCCTGAGCAACAGCTTCCGTGATGCCATGTTCGACTACAATGAGGCAGAGATGAGCCACAGGGAGAGTTGCAAAGCCCACATTCAGAGGCAGATGGAGATCGTGGGGCGGGAGGTGACtggtgaggaggtggaggagatgaTCGAGACGGGCCAGTGGAATGTCTTCAATGAGAACATCCTGTCAGAGGGCAAGACAGCGCGGTCGGCGCTCAACCAGATCGAGAGCCGCCACCGAGAGCTGCTGGACCTGGAGAGCAGGATCCAGAGCATCCATGAGATCTTCCTGGATGTGGCTCTGCTGGTGGAGGAGCAGGGCCCCATGATGAACACCATCCAGACCAATGTCCAGACCACAGATGTGGCCATCCAGGAGGCACTGGTCAAAATCAGCAAGGCCAAGCGCCACAACAAGAACAACCCCTTCAAGAAGATGTTCTGCTGCTGCTTCCCCTGTGTCAAATGA